In Kwoniella dejecticola CBS 10117 chromosome 7, complete sequence, the genomic stretch CAACTTGAGATACTCCTCCAGACAATCTGGATTTCGTAAAGTCGCAGGATTGATACTCGACACCGGAGCACCGTTGATCAGCTTTCTTATCGGCACTGAACACCATCCATAACATCAATTGATCAGTCGTCAGCTGTATGAACGTAACGCTTGCAAGGTGCAGGATTGCAAGAGATCAGTGTGCATATGAGCATGACTTACCTTCTACCCGTTTATTCGTCAGTGTAACAGGTATATCCGAAACCTGAATAATCTGCATCAAATTATCGTCAGCCTTCTACCAGTATGGCAGGTGAATGAGCAGCCTAGCTAACCTTGGCTGGGACGTGTCTTGCACTTCTAGCTAATCTAATATCCgttctgatcttcttgatcaatgtATCGTCTAATGTTCTAGTCTCTTTCATCTGCGGACAGATCATCGCACGTTCAACAGACGTCGATCTCAGGCGGATTGCAACGCTgctagactcaccttgacaaaCAAAATGACCTTTTCGTCCGCTCCTCCATCCACCATGAGACCCACTACAAGAGTTTCCTCTACTCCACGGTCCGCATACTCATTGGCTTCCAACACAGAATATATGTCTGTTGGTCCGAACCTGATTCCACCGGGGTTGAGAACCCCGTCTGATCGGCCAAGCATCACTATGCCTCCTGAATTATTCGATCGGGAAGGGGTGATCTTGACACTGAACGATATGTATGATCAGCATTGGGCGAAGAATGAAAATGCCGCGCAGATAAACAACTACCACGGAACACGTACTAGTCGCCATGGTCTGGGTGCAGCAAAAgacgatcagctcaaagagTCTACATATCAGGTCAGATCAATGAAAGTGTCCTTCAACTCACACCAAATACCTTTAGTGCCCTTGAAGTAACTCTCCTTGAACCGCCTTTTGGCCGCTGTAACATCTTCGTCCGGGAACCCGTATCCCACCAAAGGCCAGAATCCCAACGGTTCAATCGGGAAAGCTTTCCTGCATATCAATTCTCCAGGCTGATTGGGCAGTCCATCTGTGTCGAGGGCACTACCATGATGATCATTGAGATCAAAtgcaatcagctgattgtccTCATGAAAGGACGGATTTGAGAACGGCACCTACAATCCCAACATTCTAGATTGGATCTCGCCCCTGTACACAGGTAAAGAAGTATTCCTGCCTGCGAAAACGGAACAGATGTCCGTGCCACCTACACAAGCCAGCACCATTGATTGTCAGTAAATTATGGCATGTGTATAGAGACGGACCAAGCTTACCAGTGATACTCCCTACCAAtacatccttcttgactttctcgTAAATGAAGTCAAATAAAGCACCTGGAAGAGGACTACCAGTACTCAGGATTTGTTTCAAACTCGACAAATCATGATTGTCTTTCGGAGAAGGATAGGTTTTCGATATCACTTCTATCCATTTTGCCGATGTGCCAAATATGATTATTCCCAGCTCATCGATCATGTTGAATAGATATGCTGGATCTTTCAGCGGCGATCCCTCATACAGCACGATCGTCGCTCCTGTTGCTAGGCCCGAGACGAGGTACTGGAACATCATCCAGCCGCTACAATGCAAATCGGGATAATGGTGAGATTTTGTACCCCACGACATGATTCTGCAGCACAGGGATATCGCTGCTACTCACGGCGTTGTGTAGTAGAAGTAGATATCCCCTTTACCCATATCCCCAGCTAGATGATGTTCCCTGAGCGAGTCCAAGAGCATCCCACCTTGACGATGCTGTACTCCAGAGTCAGCTCTTTAAAACCCATCCTGACGGCATCAAAATgtacagctgactcaccacaATTGCTTTTGGTTTGCCAGTAGTCCCAGAGGAGAACAGTATCCATATCGGATCATTGAAGTCCAGGCGTTCAAATATCGTCTTTCCTTCTGACGCATCCAACCACTCATCCCAATCTtgcatcttcccttcgagACCGTCATGTGAAACCAGATCCTTTGGCAGATGTTCAATCAACACGACTTTCTTCGGAGGCGTTGACAACGATCCCAGTAATTTAGGTAAGAGGGGTACCAGCGGTCTTATCACTCCGTTGTAGACGACTCCGTTGGTgaggaacaagaaagaaggttGAATCTGATCTAATCGCTCTTTCACCCCATCTAAGCCGAAGTCCGAGGCTGCACTCGAGAATATACAGCCTAGACTCGAGCTTGCCAGGAGTAATATCGTAGCTTCAAGAACGTTTCCGCCCCAGTAAAATATCCTATCCCCTTTCTTGGCTCCATCACGTCTCAAACTTCTCTGTGTTTTCCCCACCAAGATATCCAGATCGCGCCATGAAATGCGTTTGGTCGAAGGCTGGTAGGTAGACGTGGACTCTGAGGTGGAAATTACGGCGATCCCATCTGGATTGGGAAGACAATGTCGAAGTTGATTCTCAGCCCAGTTCAGCTTACTTCCTTCGAACCACTTTGGATTTTCCTCAGGACTAGCTCCTTCGTCTACGATGTGACCGCCTTTCTCGCCGGTGACGttctcccaatcccaaaGAGCGGACCAGAAGTCTGCTCGATGGGATATAGACCATTCGTAAAGGTCTTGATAGTTGTCCAGTGATAGaccgtgagtcgagttgatccGCTTCCGAAACAAGGTGgtctgagattgagaggggTCAGACGGGGTCCAAAGTAGGTCTGTATCTTCGGAACGGATTGATGTCATTGTCAATCCGAATAGCTCATTCAACTATTCAACTAAGCAGTCGACAAGTATCTCTCATTGCATTGACATAGAATGGGCGTTGATGACCATCTCTGcagctcatcagcttctcgatcCCCTTGTTGTCGCTCAGTTGAACAGCTGGACATGACCGGTAAAGCCATCATCCGACCGGGTGCTCCGATGACACGTGATTTCAGCCTTTCAGCGAGCCTAGCTATGGAGATGGTTATTCAAGCCTGATATAAGATGGCGTAACAGGTACGCGTACGCTAAACACAGCCTCCCTTTCTTACCCTGTCGATCACTTATTACCCCACAGCAACAACGTGTTCGCGTTAGCCTGCATTTTCTCTGCACATGACGTTAATTTCTGGGCTTTCGGTCTTTCTTTCCCCGTATGCTACCAATCAATACTTTGTGTTTGCGCGCAGTCAACCAGCTGGAGTTAATTGCCAAGGGCTAGAATAGGTTCTCCCCACAGCCTTGGGGCCAAACAGTCTCGTCGATCAGTTGCTTCTTGTGGAGAATTATGTATACCTTGTTCTTTGCTTCCCGAACCTTGTTTTCTTTTTGCAATCTGTTTCGCGTTGTTAACGACATGAATAATGGAGTTGTATTCGGGTTTGACCGTTACTCCCAAGTTTCGCTGAGCAATTGGAGTGCCTAAGACACTTGGTGTTACTGTGTGACTGACACGAGTAGTATGTAGTATGTAGTATGGGGTGTGGGTTCTCACACAGCCCGAATCCGAACATGAATGAAAGAACAGATATCAACATCCAAACAACATTTATGATTTTGCCTTCCCTTCTGCTGAACACTGGTCGGGACATACATTCTAAAAGGCTTAAGCGACAAAAGACAAGGAGTGATAACCTCAACTTCACATCGCACCGCAAACACGAGGACCAGCAGACAGCTTTTCAAGTCCTTTGTGGAAGTACGAAGCAGAACCAAAAGCAAATGCaaacatcaatcaatccGGCTTACAAAGCTCACTAGTACTGCATCCACCGTCGTGTCCACCACAAGCTCAATACAAATACCGAAGCGTTCTATTTGGCCACCAAAGTCGAAGCCAAAAGACCGCAAGGCAACCCAGAGACAAATACCATATCATTCGCCATCACGCACCACAAAGTCTTCTTGGAGCTATACTACATCAAGCGCCGACTTATAGAAACAAGACCtaccgccgccgccaagaTGAAACCCAGTCCTACGTTGATACCTCGACTCCTCCCCATCTTCAAGCACTTCCCTACCGCTCCTGCGTCAGCGACcgcatcgtcatcgtcatcgtctcaTGTCGTTGTCGTTCATCCTCCCCTGTCCAAGTCATCCATGTGGGAAGGCATGCAAcatcgagaaagagatggagatggagctGGAGATGAACGGCATCAGTGGTGGTTAGCCAATACTTTTCAGGTCAAGCCAAAATCGCAGACATACTTCGCAACGGTGAATAAataatcatcctttcttctctcttccttcctaCTCTACCTTGCTGTAAGCTCACAGCGTAATCAAGAGTATCGCACTCCCCTCCCTAAATGCATAAAGGCATAAAGGACTATAAA encodes the following:
- a CDS encoding acetoacetate-CoA ligase, which encodes MTSIRSEDTDLLWTPSDPSQSQTTLFRKRINSTHGLSLDNYQDLYEWSISHRADFWSALWDWENVTGEKGGHIVDEGASPEENPKWFEGSKLNWAENQLRHCLPNPDGIAVISTSESTSTYQPSTKRISWRDLDILVGKTQRSLRRDGAKKGDRIFYWGGNVLEATILLLASSSLGCIFSSAASDFGLDGVKERLDQIQPSFLFLTNGVVYNGVIRPLVPLLPKLLGSLSTPPKKVVLIEHLPKDLVSHDGLEGKMQDWDEWLDASEGKTIFERLDFNDPIWILFSSGTTGKPKAIVHRQGGMLLDSLREHHLAGDMGKGDIYFYYTTPGWMMFQYLVSGLATGATIVLYEGSPLKDPAYLFNMIDELGIIIFGTSAKWIEVISKTYPSPKDNHDLSSLKQILSTGSPLPGALFDFIYEKVKKDVLVGSITGGTDICSVFAGRNTSLPVYRGEIQSRMLGFALDTDGLPNQPGELICRKAFPIEPLGFWPLVGYGFPDEDVTAAKRRFKESYFKGTKGIWYHGDYVKITPSRSNNSGGIVMLGRSDGVLNPGGIRFGPTDIYSVLEANEYADRGVEETLVVGLMVDGGADEKVILFVKMKETRTLDDTLIKKIRTDIRLARSARHVPAKIIQVSDIPVTLTNKRVEVPIRKLINGAPVSSINPATLRNPDCLEEYLKLGERMRQEEGIQSDA